A region of Burkholderiales bacterium DNA encodes the following proteins:
- a CDS encoding MoaD/ThiS family protein produces MIKVFYFAALVNELGTAYEEMTLPPEVTTVEKLIEHLRARGGVWETTFGRGLMRITVNKQFAELSTPIASGDEIAFVSVRL; encoded by the coding sequence ATGATCAAGGTGTTTTATTTCGCTGCGCTGGTCAATGAACTGGGAACGGCCTACGAAGAGATGACACTGCCGCCGGAGGTGACGACGGTGGAGAAGCTCATCGAGCATCTGCGCGCCCGCGGCGGCGTGTGGGAAACCACCTTCGGTCGCGGGCTGATGCGCATCACCGTGAACAAACAGTTTGCCGAGCTCAGCACGCCCATCGCCAGTGGCGACGAGATCGCCTTCGTCTCGGTGCGGCTTTGA